Proteins from one Candidatus Binatia bacterium genomic window:
- a CDS encoding UBP-type zinc finger domain-containing protein, producing MVSEERGGINPSVKPSGTGCVECTAKNEWWFHLRRCAQCGHIGCCDQSLGKHATAHFNETRHPIIASFEPGETWFYNYETGDFMNGPHVAPPRWHPEDQPVPGPRGRVPADWQTLLS from the coding sequence ATGGTGAGCGAGGAACGGGGCGGCATCAATCCGAGCGTCAAGCCCTCTGGCACGGGCTGCGTCGAATGCACGGCAAAAAACGAGTGGTGGTTCCATTTGCGCCGTTGCGCGCAGTGCGGCCACATCGGATGCTGCGATCAATCCCTGGGCAAACACGCGACCGCACACTTTAATGAGACGCGCCACCCAATCATCGCGAGCTTCGAGCCGGGCGAGACCTGGTTCTACAACTATGAGACCGGTGATTTCATGAACGGCCCGCACGTCGCGCCGCCGCGCTGGCACCCTGAGGATCAGCCGGTGCCTGGTCCACGCGGCAGGGTTCCGGCCGATTGGCAGACCCTGCTGAGCTAA
- a CDS encoding ATP-binding protein: MNSWLSGRDLHDFEAAIGEVLANAVEHSRGESICVECYFDSGEVIAEIQDRGCGFHAPAAIAAPAGGALRGYGLFIVHCLLDKVEYLDGGRTLRLVKVANADASS; the protein is encoded by the coding sequence GTGAACTCCTGGCTGAGCGGCCGCGATCTGCACGATTTTGAGGCTGCGATCGGCGAGGTGCTTGCAAACGCCGTCGAGCACAGCCGCGGCGAGAGCATATGCGTCGAATGTTATTTCGATTCCGGCGAGGTCATCGCGGAGATCCAGGACCGCGGATGCGGCTTTCATGCGCCGGCTGCGATCGCGGCGCCGGCGGGCGGCGCCCTGCGCGGCTACGGGCTCTTCATCGTGCATTGCCTTCTCGACAAGGTCGAGTACCTCGACGGCGGCCGAACGCTGCGGCTCGTTAAGGTGGCGAACGCCGACGCCTCGAGCTAG
- a CDS encoding pyridoxal-phosphate dependent enzyme, whose amino-acid sequence MSANLDAPVAPITIDAIEGARARIAGTIVRTPLLELQGTSRPKIFLKLENLQPINSFKLRGAANAVAMLDPEKRARGVWTISAGNAGQGVAYAARAAGVPCTVVAIELAPETKIARMRALGAKIVKATWDACWEGLERRTFPGIEGTFVHPFDDDNFIAGNATAGLEILKDLPDVATVITALGGGGLVTGVASAVRAKKPNVRVFVAEPETAAPYARSLQLGKPSAFEEWQPSFVDGAGGKSIFPRMWERMRGLVDGSIVVTLDETRRAMRLLAERSRVIAEGAGALPVAAALSGKVGDGPIVAVISGGNIDLATFSEAIEQGAV is encoded by the coding sequence ATGAGTGCGAACTTAGACGCGCCGGTCGCGCCAATCACGATCGACGCTATCGAAGGGGCGCGAGCGCGGATCGCCGGAACAATCGTGCGCACTCCGCTACTCGAATTGCAAGGCACGTCCCGGCCGAAGATCTTCCTCAAGCTGGAGAATCTCCAGCCGATCAACTCGTTCAAGCTGCGCGGAGCGGCCAATGCGGTCGCAATGCTCGATCCCGAGAAACGCGCGCGTGGAGTTTGGACGATCAGCGCGGGCAATGCGGGTCAGGGCGTCGCATATGCGGCGCGCGCGGCCGGCGTGCCCTGCACGGTCGTCGCGATCGAACTGGCGCCGGAGACGAAGATCGCGCGCATGCGCGCGCTGGGCGCGAAGATCGTCAAGGCCACGTGGGACGCCTGCTGGGAGGGGCTTGAGCGCCGCACGTTTCCCGGCATCGAGGGAACGTTCGTCCATCCGTTCGACGACGACAACTTCATCGCGGGCAACGCCACCGCAGGCCTCGAGATCCTGAAAGATCTGCCGGACGTCGCGACGGTCATTACCGCGCTGGGCGGAGGCGGGCTCGTCACCGGCGTTGCGTCGGCGGTGCGCGCGAAGAAGCCGAATGTGCGCGTCTTCGTCGCCGAACCCGAAACCGCGGCGCCCTACGCGCGCTCGCTGCAGCTCGGGAAGCCGTCGGCATTCGAGGAATGGCAGCCGTCGTTCGTCGATGGCGCCGGCGGTAAGAGCATCTTCCCGCGCATGTGGGAACGGATGCGCGGGCTCGTCGACGGATCGATCGTCGTGACGCTCGACGAGACGCGGCGCGCGATGCGCCTGCTAGCGGAGCGCTCGCGCGTGATCGCCGAAGGCGCCGGCGCGCTACCGGTCGCCGCCGCGCTGAGCGGCAAGGTGGGCGACGGTCCGATCGTCGCGGTTATCTCGGGCGGAAACATCGACCTCGCCACGTTCAGCGAGGCGATCGAGCAGGGGGCGGTATAA
- a CDS encoding serine hydrolase domain-containing protein has protein sequence MKPLRFFSCKVAIALAVVAFILSSPAAASANPSSAAAIESVVRNFMAKNHLKAVIVQVRSNGSDAYTGAFGESMTGVPATADMHFRNGALAFTYMATLLLEFVDQKKVTLDAKLSHFFPNLPRANQITLKDLAQMTSGYADYVYQNSFQDALYHDPFRRWTPEQLIHIGVSGPEQFAPGTNWGYCHTNYVILGRVLEKIAGMPLADALQRLVLEPMGLKQTTQSATAVVPQPVLHAFTSERRAILGIKPGVPFYEEATYWNPSWTTIDGAVESTDITDLGVSIEAVASGKLLSPASSAAQITPHLIGFGHAQKGCPACQKGSVTLSYGLGVIFSGPWITQTLGFAGASGAVGYLPAQKLTIAVEATNGQGAYDAHGNAGLGAVALFRAVADAIAPDTLPAGR, from the coding sequence ATGAAACCTTTGCGCTTCTTCTCATGCAAGGTCGCTATCGCATTGGCGGTCGTCGCCTTTATCCTCTCTTCTCCCGCAGCTGCGAGCGCCAACCCGTCGTCCGCCGCGGCGATCGAGAGCGTTGTCCGCAACTTCATGGCGAAGAATCACTTGAAGGCGGTCATCGTGCAGGTGCGCTCGAACGGAAGCGACGCCTACACGGGTGCGTTCGGCGAATCGATGACCGGTGTGCCCGCGACGGCCGACATGCACTTTCGCAACGGTGCGCTCGCGTTCACATACATGGCGACCTTGCTGCTCGAATTCGTCGACCAGAAAAAGGTCACGCTCGACGCCAAGCTATCACACTTCTTTCCAAACCTCCCTCGCGCGAACCAAATCACGCTCAAGGATCTCGCCCAGATGACGTCGGGCTACGCCGACTACGTTTATCAAAACTCCTTCCAAGACGCTCTCTATCACGATCCCTTCCGGCGGTGGACGCCGGAACAGCTGATCCACATCGGCGTATCTGGTCCCGAGCAGTTCGCTCCCGGCACGAACTGGGGATACTGCCACACCAACTACGTGATTCTCGGCCGCGTGCTCGAGAAGATCGCGGGCATGCCGCTCGCCGACGCGCTGCAGCGGCTCGTCTTGGAGCCGATGGGCCTGAAACAGACGACGCAGTCCGCGACGGCGGTGGTTCCGCAGCCGGTCTTGCATGCGTTCACATCGGAGCGCCGCGCGATCCTCGGCATCAAGCCGGGCGTGCCGTTTTACGAAGAGGCGACGTATTGGAATCCATCGTGGACGACGATCGACGGGGCAGTCGAATCGACGGACATCACGGATCTCGGCGTGTCGATCGAGGCGGTTGCGTCCGGGAAACTGTTGTCGCCGGCCTCCTCCGCCGCGCAGATCACTCCGCATCTCATCGGTTTCGGACACGCGCAAAAGGGTTGCCCGGCATGTCAGAAAGGCAGCGTGACCTTGAGCTACGGCCTCGGCGTGATCTTTTCGGGTCCGTGGATCACGCAGACGCTCGGATTCGCCGGCGCCTCGGGTGCAGTCGGCTATCTTCCGGCGCAGAAGCTGACGATTGCGGTGGAGGCGACGAACGGCCAGGGAGCCTACGACGCGCACGGCAACGCCGGACTCGGCGCGGTCGCACTCTTTCGCGCGGTGGCCGACGCCATCGCTCCC